GCCGGCCTCGATAACGTTCGCCCCATCCGATACCCTGGGTACTGGGTATTTGCCGGGAACTAACAGGAAGACCGATCCACCGTGACCGAAGCCATGACACACGTCGAGCCGACTCAGGCGCACGAACCGGTGCACACCCGGGCCCTCATCATCGGGACCGGTTTCTCCGGTATCGGCATGGCGATCGCACTGCAGAAGCAGGGAGTGGACTTCGTCATCCTGGAGAAGGCCGACGACGTCGGGGGCACCTGGCGGGACAACAGCTACCCCGGCTGCGCCTGCGACATCCCGTCGCACCTGTACTCGTTCTCGTTCGAGCCCAAGCCGGACTGGAAGAACCCGTTCTCCTTCCAGCCCGAGATCTGGGACTACCTCAGGGGGGTCACGGACAAATACGGGTTGCGCCGCTACATGGTGTTCAACTCGCTGGTGGATCGCGGTCACTGGGACGACGACGAGAACCGGTGGCACGTGTTCACCGCCGACGGCCGCGAGTACGTCGCCCAGTTCCTGATCTCCGGCGCGGGCGCGCTGCACATCCCGTCCTTGCCCGACATCGAAGGTCGCGACGAATTCGCCGGTCCCGCTTTCCATTCGGCGGAGTGGGACCACAGCGTCGATCTGGCCGGCAAGCGGGTGGCGATCATCGGCACCGGTGCCAGCGCGATCCAGATTGTCCCCGAGATCGTCGGGCAGGTCGCCGAACTTCAGCTCTACCAACGCACGCCGCCGTGGGTGGTGCCGCGCTCCAACCCCGAGATTCCCGTGGCGGTGCGCCGGGCCATGGCGAACGTCCCGGGCCTGCGGGCGCTGGTGCGTCTCGCGCTCTATTGGGGACAAGAGGCGCTGGCCATCGGCATGACCAAGCGGCCGAACGCGCTGAAGTTCATCGAGGCCTACTGTAAGTACAAC
This genomic interval from Mycobacterium sp. SMC-2 contains the following:
- a CDS encoding NAD(P)/FAD-dependent oxidoreductase; this translates as MTHVEPTQAHEPVHTRALIIGTGFSGIGMAIALQKQGVDFVILEKADDVGGTWRDNSYPGCACDIPSHLYSFSFEPKPDWKNPFSFQPEIWDYLRGVTDKYGLRRYMVFNSLVDRGHWDDDENRWHVFTADGREYVAQFLISGAGALHIPSLPDIEGRDEFAGPAFHSAEWDHSVDLAGKRVAIIGTGASAIQIVPEIVGQVAELQLYQRTPPWVVPRSNPEIPVAVRRAMANVPGLRALVRLALYWGQEALAIGMTKRPNALKFIEAYCKYNIRRSVKDRELRRKLTPHYRIGCKRILNSSTYYGAVADPKTQLITEGISRITRDGIVTADGRERKVDVIVYATGFHVTDSYTYVQIKGRHGEDLVDRWNREGIGAHRGITVADVPNLFFLLGPNTGLGHNSVVFMIESQIHYVADAIATCDKLGAQALAPTREAQDRFNDELQRRLSQSVWNTGGCSSWYLDEHGKNTVLWGGYTWEYWRATRAVKPEEYQFFGVGTGSRANRRAVSA